One region of Jatrophihabitans cynanchi genomic DNA includes:
- a CDS encoding DinB family protein encodes MTTVDEQGRPEPPLAADETGTLLGFLDYQRATLDWKCSRLDAAALAATVGASSMTLGGLLKHLAYVEDHWCSRWLHGHAAAPPWDAVDWAADRDWDWHSAARDSPDQLRALWRDTVERARALVGEALADGGLDRLAERRWPDGRSPSLRWILVHLIEEYARHNGHADLLRESVDGSTGE; translated from the coding sequence GTGACCACCGTCGACGAGCAGGGGCGTCCCGAACCGCCACTCGCCGCGGACGAGACCGGAACCCTGCTGGGCTTCCTGGACTACCAACGCGCGACGCTCGACTGGAAGTGCTCACGGCTCGACGCCGCCGCGCTGGCGGCGACGGTGGGCGCCTCGTCGATGACGCTCGGCGGGCTGCTCAAGCATCTCGCGTACGTCGAGGACCACTGGTGCTCGCGCTGGCTGCACGGGCACGCGGCGGCACCACCCTGGGACGCGGTGGACTGGGCCGCCGACCGTGACTGGGATTGGCACTCCGCGGCGCGGGACAGCCCCGATCAGCTGCGCGCGCTCTGGCGCGACACCGTCGAGCGAGCGCGGGCCCTGGTGGGCGAAGCGCTGGCCGACGGCGGGCTGGACCGGTTGGCCGAGCGCCGCTGGCCGGACGGCCGGTCGCCGAGCCTGCGCTGGATCCTGGTGCACCTGATCGAGGAGTACGCACGGCACAACGGGCATGCCGACCTGCTACGCGAGTCGGTGGACGGCAGCACCGGGGAGTAG
- a CDS encoding cupin domain-containing protein — translation MSLFESLRATVVRSAEQPFAGGDPSASTRFVATSAQTRNDFGLFEYRLAPGGGGPGPHYHAGFSETFYVLDGELAVLDGHEWTTASAGDLVYVPRHGVHGFRSVAQDVGARFLILFTPGIPREDYFTGLLQARADGRTPTQEEIDEFARRHDQVNLHDWTVGPFPQR, via the coding sequence ATGAGCTTGTTCGAGAGCCTGCGCGCCACCGTCGTCCGCAGCGCCGAGCAACCGTTCGCAGGCGGCGACCCGTCCGCGAGCACGCGGTTCGTCGCCACCTCGGCACAGACCCGCAACGACTTCGGGCTGTTCGAGTACCGCCTCGCACCCGGTGGCGGCGGACCCGGCCCGCACTACCACGCCGGCTTCAGCGAGACGTTCTACGTGCTCGACGGCGAACTCGCCGTGCTGGACGGCCACGAGTGGACGACGGCCAGCGCCGGCGACCTGGTCTACGTGCCGCGCCACGGCGTGCACGGATTCCGGTCCGTGGCCCAGGACGTCGGCGCCCGGTTCCTGATCCTGTTCACACCGGGCATCCCGCGCGAGGACTACTTCACCGGGCTGCTGCAGGCGCGCGCGGACGGCCGTACGCCGACCCAGGAGGAGATCGACGAGTTCGCCCGCCGGCACGACCAGGTCAACCTGCACGACTGGACCGTCGGACCCTTTCCGCAGCGATAG